Below is a genomic region from Sorghum bicolor cultivar BTx623 chromosome 9, Sorghum_bicolor_NCBIv3, whole genome shotgun sequence.
AAACCTTATCGTGTTAATTAATTAGTGCATACATATACCGAATTACGatgttaatttataattagtgCCGAATTGGATATGAAATTTGTTAGACAGCATATCCTAAGCTAAAATCCAAAATTCGCCACTACCAGAGAAGGAAGGAATCCATAcataaataaggccttgtttagttcgcaaaaaatttcaagattccccgtcacatcgaatctttagtcgtatgcatgaagtattaaatatagacgaaaataaaaactaattgcacagtttacctataatttgtgagatgaatcttttgagcctagttactccacaattggacaatgtttgtcaaataaagacgaaagtgctacagtagcccaaaaaccaaaattttgcaaactaaacaaggccgaagaaAATGTAAAAGTCATGTACATACAATACATCTTCCTATCAATCTGTCAAAATCTGGAGCATACCACTACTCGGCTCATTCAGTTTCCTTGGTCTGTAATTTCGACAAATACGATGTGTACGTGCTCTCGCTGCTCATCTTCAGTACTCAACAACCGCAATGCAACCACCTGTAAGACAGAGATGATCTGCACCGGTCGACGGACACCCATGCGGGCGCACAACTAGACAACCTGCCACTACCGCCTCTCGCCCTTGTtgccagaaaaaaaaaattgtatgcATTCGTGATGCACATCAGCACCCGTGCAGCACGTCTTCGATGCCGTCCATCAAGTTCACGCGGACGGTGGTTGCTCTGCTGCTGATGATCCTCTGGCCGGCACAGCGATACAGCTTTGTAACTGTCCCGGTGATTTCGCGATTAAAACAAATCCATCATGCACGGATGTATCATCCTCTGGCACAGCGATACACCCTGGAACTGCCCCGTTGATTTCACGGTCAACAAAATCCCATCATGCACGGATGCTAATCTAACGGCATGCGAGAGGTTTAGGGTTATACACACGGATGCATCGTGAGAAACAGGTGGACGGTCCTGCTAACCTAAGCATGCAAGTACGTCCGTCAGTTTGGCGAGCGAGTCTGCCGCACCGGATAATGGACAAACCGGGATCTGTAGTGTACTGGAAATGGATAGGATAAGATCAGATCCCCTGGGTGATCAGCACACACTTAATAACTCGACAGATCGAGAGCTTGGATCGATATATATGCTCTGGTATCCCTGAATCGTGCGGCGCGGTTGGTACGCGAGATCACCATTCTATTTAATTGTCTTCCTCCTTGCGGCGGCGACTTGGGGAGGGCAGATCAGCGGCGGACAAAGAAGCTAAGCGGCCATTAGCGGCGGACAAGCGGCCATTATTCCGCTTCCGGTGAGCAGGTGCGTCGGCTACCCGAACTATATGGCTTCTTTGTCTTTCTTGGTGACCTGTTTTGATTTCACTCGTCTGCTTATCACGCGTTGCTGATTCACTCGTGGTAGGTATTATATACTGTGATATTATATAATGCGATAGGCCAGCATGCATGTAAGGAACTAAGAATCGTGTCGCATCATAGTAAAGTTTGGGATTAATGAAGAATTCGGAGAATTACACAATTAGATTAGATGATGTGCGAATATAAAAAGCAAGATCGCCATGGTTATGTTGTACTTCTAAATAACTATGGACCACTGATCTGGATGTGTTTTATCACATAATAATACTTTCTATGAGGTAATAGTAAAATTAcatatttaattatttttaattttggaagGAAATGAAGTGTAAAAATAtgttttctatttctttttagAAAGTTTGGTACTGATTTTTCTTTAACATGATAGAGAGTCAacaatgatttttttttaataacaTGACAGAGGTGTGTATGATACAGCTAATCTTTCTGGAACGTGATATATACAGATGCATTTTTTAGAACGTGATTATACACAAACGTGTGTACAACTATTACTATTAGTTTTTTCCCCTTACGTGTGACAGTTAAAGGTGTAGCACTTTTTAAAAGATCCTCTCAATTATGTGATATGTACTCTCAACTATGTAGCATGTTACTTCCTCCATTATCCTTTTTAGGCGCGGAGTGTCATATTTACCAAGGAATTTGTGAGAGCTAGGTAGAGGATTAAGAGACGTGGAGCATTATGCGTAGTATCCTTGCATGCAGTGACATCTATTTGGTTTttcctgatttttttttaactacCGACATATCAAATGTtatacacatgcatagagtactaaatatatgttatttacaaaactaaaaacacagttagagaataatttgagagacgaatcttttgagcctaattaatcaataattagacactaattgttaaataaaataaaaatattgccCGTTAGATTTTAACACCcccaactaaacacccccttatagcatcttcaagagattaggtaaaattatattctaaactacaagatttagtcattgtgtaaaataaaaaacttaaaACATAGAGTTCTACAACAGTCTTTGTATATgatagctagtgaggacgatatgctatatatgacaagtGAAAGTTTAGGGATAACAAACTtgttattttagcaaaccagatagcacacCTATTAGACTTTAATTTTtactttaaaaatataaaaatagcttAGATAACATGGATAGCATATGCTCATAGTAGCTTAAAAGTGCACTGACATTTAGTAGCTCAAAAGACAAACTAACCAATTACAATCAACAGAAACACTTTGGATTTGATATGGATGAGTAAATACAGAAGCTTGCTTTTTAATTCATGCCTCGGTAGTTATCCCAGGCCAGTTTTAATGCGGTTTCATTAAAGTTTTATGGACATATGCTGATATGGCACCGTATTAATGAAATGAGAGATGTAAGAGTTTTATAGGagcagagagagtttcatcccatGAATACTTCTGCACTGTTCCCAAAATCGGACATAAAACTTcctattgagactgaccttaatGTCAAAGATGAAGAAACATCTTACACCTAAAAaagataagagcatctccaagagattagccaaatCGTTTTGTAAAGGTAAATTTAGCTATTATTGAAGAAAAAACGTCTCCAACAGACTTTGTAAATGACTCTCTAAATTTAGTAGCTCTCCATCTCATCTCCCTCGCTATCTACTTTTGGATAGCCTACCTCACTAGCCATTTGATACAGAGTCTGTTGGAGTactttagtattttttttatcaattctattttagagagtagctaaatcagCAAATTTAGCTAGTACTTTTAgataatctcttggagatgctctaatagaGGGAGTAGCATGTAACATTTTAGATAGCCAAAGTTTGTGGCTAAATAATTAACCTcttgagcaactccaagagactcTCTAAATCTTTTCTAAATGCTAGGAATAAAGGCTTGATGAAAAGTTATCTTCCAACAACTTGTTTAAATAGTTATGTAAATATAACTATCTTTTATTTTGGATTTTTCGCTAAGCCAAAAATAGAAGATGGGAATGGATCTCTAGAATGCGCATGAGAGATAGAAAAGCTATTGGAGAATAAAGAAATATAGAAAATGATTTTTATAGAAATAGTTCTCTAAATGATAATTTAGGAAATAAGATTTGCAAAGACTTTTGGCGTACTTCTTTTTCATGCCGCTGGAGATTTCTGGGTCGTTGCTAATTTTTGCATGTTCGAAAGGTTTTACATGCAAAGAAACAAACAAGGAAGGGGCAATGCGTCCACTCATATGTCTCCCATGATTTGAGGATTTAAGATCCTGTTTTACTTTTTTAGGTTAATCaattagttgattaatttaaaaACTTCAAAATAATCAATGACTCAGATTTATTTAGTTACCTCGTAATAAGAAGCAGAGAGGGTACCGTTGGAAAAGCGGACGGCCAGCCAGCGGCAAGAGAGTCGATAACCCACGACGTTGTCGTTCACTCGTTGCGTCACGATCGATCATCCAATCCTCGACACCGGCGCCTGCATCTTCAGCAGCttctagctgctgctgctgctgctggttctTCTAATTATATATACAATAGTACAATACAATGTGGATCGGATAAGCACTCTACTACCTGCCAAGACAAAAAACAAAAGCCATGGCATGCGTGAGTTGTCAGTTTGCAGCACTCCGTGGCGGCTTGGGGCACAGGCAGGCGCACAACCAAAGTGCGAAATGGCCCATGTACTGTACATGCGTCTATCTCCGTGTTGTGTGTATGGCTGTCCGCGTCCCCGCGATGAGAGAAGAACTCTGCATAGTCTGCTACTCAATCTTTGGGCGGTGATGTATATGTACCTTCCACTAGCTTGTTTTGTCATTGGCCAGAGTAGGAGATATTTTCAGCATTCTCAATTCATCTTAGGCCATGTTTAGAATTAAATCTAAACAGGTATAATTAATAAACTAACAAATTTTTAGTTGGACCTGTAAATATAACAACTAGGAGTATCTGACCGAATCAAATAATTATCTgctgttgtaaaaaaaaaatctgctaATAGGTGGAGAAATAACACCTTCGTCTAGTTAATaagttatttgataattattgtttaatcatgaactaattagacttaaaagatttatctagcaaattatagacaaactatacaattaattattttttctattatctatatttaatattttatatatttactataagattcgatgtgatgagaaattttaaaaactttgcaaaaAGTTTTCGGGAACTAAACAGCCACCTAGTGTCGTAATGCCCGGGAGTGTGCAGAGTTCAACTTCTCTACGTGCCCGTGCCTACCGCTGCACTGGTAGTGCGCAGGCAGCACCTAGATTGGTGATGTTGATCGGTTGCTGATTCTCTCCTATTTTTGACCTATACATGTAGTCCACATGCATGTGTTAAGATTGTTTTCTCAGGTATGACCTGCCTGCAGGCAGAGGCAACAGGCAGGAGCGGATCTACTAGTCGTTGTATATAAGTGAACTGGGAGTGTTTGCCGCTTCCCTCATCAAGTATATATACAAGCGTAGAAGCCATATGGGAGAAGTGCGTGTTTTGAAGATCGAAATATATATACAGTATACATAAGCGTAGAGGCCATGGGAGAAGAGAATAAGCAACGTCCGAATGGCCATGGCGGAAAGAACAGGTACGCCGTGGCGTGCTCCATTATTGGCTCCATCATCTCCATCCTCATGGGCTATGGTAATGAACATGCATATATGCATCAACTTACTCTCTACTTATATTATGCAATctgttatatatatatcatcaaCCTGTTACCTATATATATATCGCAGACACGGGTGTCATGAGCGGCGCGATGCTGTTCATCAAGGAGGACCTTAAGACCAACGACACGCAGGTCCAGGTCCTCGCCGGCATCCTGAACGTCTGCGCCCTTGTCGGCTCCCTCACGGCCGGCCGCGTCTCCGACTGGATCGGCCGCCGCCGCACCATCTCCCTGGCGGCCTGCATCTTCCTCGCGGGGTCAGTCCTGATGGGCCTCTCGCCTAACTTCGGCACGCTCCTGGCAGGACGCTGCGTGgcgggcgtcggcgtcggctacGCGCTCATGATCGCGCCCGTCTTCGCGGCTGAGATTTCGTCCGCGCAGATCCGCGGCTCCGTCACCTCCCTCCCCGAGATATGCATCAGCTTCGGCATCCTGATTGGGTACGTGGCCAACTACCTGCTAGGCAAGCTGCCGCTGGTCTACGGCTGGCGCGCCATGCTGGGGCTCGCCGCGCTGCCGAGCGCCGTGCTCGCAGTCAGCGTGCTCGCGATGCCGGAGTCGCCCCGGTGGCTCGTCATGCAGGGCCGCGTCGACCAGGCCCTCGTCGTGCTCAGGCGTGTGTCCGACACTCCCGGCGAGGCCGATGTTCGCCTCGCCGAGATCAAGGCCGCGGCGGGGCTGCAGGCGGCAGAtgacgacgccgccgccgccgccgccgcggcccaaGCCCAAGGCGCACCTGGCCGCCAGCCGAGACCACCGCCGAGAGGTGCCGTCGGCAATGGCGTGTGGAAGGAGATGTTCCTGCACCCGACGCCCCCCGTCCGGCGTATCCTTGTCGCCGCCTTCGGAGTCCACTTCTTCCAGCACCTCACGGGAATCGAGGCCGTGGTCCTGTACAGCCCTCGCATCTTCAAGGCAGCCGGCATCGCCACCCGCAGCGAGATCCTTGCGGCGACCATCGGCGTCGGCGTCTCCAAGACGGTGTTCATCATGGTAGCCATCCTGCTAGTGGACCGCATCGGGCGGAGGCCGCTCTACCTCTCGAGCCTGGCGGGGATCATCGCCTCGCTCGCCTGCCTCGGCCTTGGCCTCACCGTCGTGGAGCGCTCGGCGCCGCGCCACTCGCCGACGtgggcggtggtgctgtccatcGCGACGGTGTTCACCTTCATAGCGTCCTTCTCCGTCGGCGTGGGGCCCATCACCTGGGCGTACAGCTCGGAGGTGTACCCGCTCCGGCTGCGCGCGCAGGGCGCCAGCGTCGGGGTGGCCATCAACCGCGTCATGAACGCCGGCGTCTCCATGACGTTCGTGTCGCTGTACAAGGCGGTGACCATCGGCGGTGCCTTCTTCCTGTTCGCCGGGCTGGCCGTGCTGGCGGCCACGTTCTTCTACTTCCTCTGCCCGGAGACGCAGGGCCGGCCACTGGAGGAGATCGAGGAGGTGTTCAGCCGTGGGTGGCGCGCGCGGCTCCCGTCATCGGAGGCACCTGTCGTGGAGCTTCCGGTGTCCAGCGTCACCGACGGCAACGCCAAAGCGCGGCCGTGACGCGATAGCAACAAAATATGGATGAATCATATATTCGTGCTAGTACATGTGTTTGTATATGTCAACATTTCTCAATTGGGAGGAAATATTGCCGTAGCATCTCCAAGTTTCCGAAATAATAATTCATAAATCAACGAGCTTTATAAGTGGCTGAAAAAAAAATGGTCGACAGTGTCTAAAATCTCGCTCCTAAAATATAAAAGacaattttatataaaaaaatctcAAAATTTATAAATCACTCTAGTCACTTTTATATTTTCTTTCTCTACAATACAtttgcattttttatttttttacgaagaaagaagaattatattatATGATAGCTGAGTACATCAAATACATTATAGGCACTTTGGATTACAATATAGTACTCACGCTGTGTAAAGCACAACTCAAAACCTAACCTGTTAGATGCTTTGCAGTATAAATGACCGCATAGACAAACACTTGGCAAATGACTTGAGAACAAATGCCCAACGAACGACGGCCAACATTCCAGTAGACGGAATTGAGGACCTTCTTCTTTTTGGTGTCGTCATTCTTCTTCTTTCTGCCACCAAAGAGTGAGGATGACTAATCTGAAAATTATTCTCCCTAGTCTTTCATTGTGGCTAGATCTAACCACAATAAAACGGAGAAGAGACTGGAGAAAATTATTCCATGGCGGTGACATCATCTCTGCCTTGATGCCGCCGTCCGGAAACAAAAGTCTCCATGTCGTCATGTCGATGAAGATGCTGACGTCGAAGTTGTCGTCCTTATCTTCAACGGAGCCGCTATAAAGAAACCGATTCCACCTCTCTCCTTCACCGTCACCggagaggagaaggagaagataaAACTCCAATACCAAAAAATTTGACATGGAGAGACACTAACCCTAGACTCGATCTACTAAAGAGAAATTTATTAGAAACAATAGATCCCCACTCCCTTCAACCTCTGGCGAGATGCCGAAGGGGAACGGAGGGGGACCAACGATGATGGACGACGGGAgctgtggcggtggcggcgctaggagaaaaaactcttgAGAAAAATCGAGCAATACATTTGCATTGGGAATGTATCCTACTCCTTATtatggccttgttcagttcccaaaattttgttttttgggcactgtaacactttcgtttttatttgacaaatattatccaattatggactaactaagtttaaaagatttatctcgcgatttacagactgtgtaatttgtttttcttttcgtctatatttaatgctccatgcatgtaccgtaagattcgatgcgatgggaaatcttgaattttttaaactaaacaatgcctattTTCACGTTCTTCCACCTTCAAAATGCTAGATCGATTCGCGCGTGCATATTATCGTGCACGATAGAGAGTTGTTAGTGAGTAGTTTTTTTTCCAATCACGAAATAAATGTAGATTGAGTGTGGGTTTTGGAAACTTTCCGGATGCTCTAACCTCCAAGTACATGACTTTTCATTAAGGGTTGTGACGGTTAGCAATATGTTTATCTTACTATGTTCCTAAAAAAGAGCCTCCACATTTATCCTCAAAAGAAAATCCCTATGTTAATTCTCACGAGAAATACACTAGAAAAAATAAATCCTAGACAACCTCATATAATATTCAGAACTTGTGTCAGGGTTATTTGAACGGCGGGATACCCCCAAGGCTCAGGCATAGGAGTCGCTCATGATGGCCTAGCTGGCCACGACCTGGGTAAACACGGCCTGCCTCGACCTCTCGAGCCATACGAAGCCCGCCTCGACCTCTCCCACCTCTCGACCTGCTTCCAGCCTCAGCCACTAGCCCACTATGGAAGAGAAGAGAGGTGTTCCAGACGCATTCAGTATACGGTATACCACTCTGGATGGGACGCTCACATGTATACAAGAGGGCGACAGCCCCTCGTGGAGGGTTCTGAATTCGCATTTCATTTCAGACATGCAGGGGCAATTGGCCGCTGCCCAGGCTGAGGTGGTGACCTGCACTAGACCAGCGAAGACTCGGTAGGGCGGCTGGCTGAGACGGCCTGCTCCTAGAACAAGTCGACTGATCCTATATTACACAGACGCATCATCTTGCACAAAGATTCATATCAGGACGGGGCACACCGCACACCTGGGTCATCAAAGTACCAAActattctcttttgcttttgcgaATAAGTACCAAACAATTCACATAGTCACATTCATTCAGGGTCTGTAGTCCATTATCAACACTCAAACAGCAGTGTGCAGGTGCAGCAAGGCACCCGTACACATCCTTCGTTGAAGTAGTAACATCTCGTCTCAAACCTATGCGCCCGGCAATATGATTTCCTTCCAGTACTTCTAGAGTGTCGAGTCTCGACCTCTTCTCGTCCTCCACTACTATCAGTCTAGTATCACACAGAAGCAGTGCATTTTATTATCTTTGAAAAGATAGGTAAGCAATTCACAGCACTTGAATTGAAGGCAAGTCAAGTCTGGTCAGGACTCAGGAGTCGCTCCTGCTGGGCTTGTTCGAAGCAGGGATGACCTGCAAAATTAAAAGGTCAGTTGGAAATCACAAGATGTAGCTTGATGCTCACCTGCTCGCTGATGTTTCGGTTTGGTAGTCATACCGTCTCAGAAGATGGTATCCAATCATTTGTTGCAGGATTGCTCGTGCAGCGGACAAAGCTGGCAGATGAGTAGCCGTTAGTCGTCGCACTGAAGGTGCCGCCATTGGGTCTCTCCACTTTGATAAAGCCTGTACCAGTCTGCATACAAATGTAACTGAGTTGAATACCAAAGAATGATGCTACAGAGGACAAACTCTGACGAAATTATACTACATTAGAATGTAAGACTAAATTGTCCACCGTTAGGACTGTCTAGAACTGCCAagacagaaaaaaaaacatgcatATTACTCTTGGTCTGGTAATACCAAGCACCAAGAAAGGCAGAGATATTGAAACCTCTTAGTCCATAGTAAGTACCTAATGTCATTTCGTTATCAAAGTTCCTCTAGGCAAGCAGATGAAATGTTTTCCCCGA
It encodes:
- the LOC8072518 gene encoding probable polyol transporter 6 encodes the protein MGEENKQRPNGHGGKNRYAVACSIIGSIISILMGYDTGVMSGAMLFIKEDLKTNDTQVQVLAGILNVCALVGSLTAGRVSDWIGRRRTISLAACIFLAGSVLMGLSPNFGTLLAGRCVAGVGVGYALMIAPVFAAEISSAQIRGSVTSLPEICISFGILIGYVANYLLGKLPLVYGWRAMLGLAALPSAVLAVSVLAMPESPRWLVMQGRVDQALVVLRRVSDTPGEADVRLAEIKAAAGLQAADDDAAAAAAAAQAQGAPGRQPRPPPRGAVGNGVWKEMFLHPTPPVRRILVAAFGVHFFQHLTGIEAVVLYSPRIFKAAGIATRSEILAATIGVGVSKTVFIMVAILLVDRIGRRPLYLSSLAGIIASLACLGLGLTVVERSAPRHSPTWAVVLSIATVFTFIASFSVGVGPITWAYSSEVYPLRLRAQGASVGVAINRVMNAGVSMTFVSLYKAVTIGGAFFLFAGLAVLAATFFYFLCPETQGRPLEEIEEVFSRGWRARLPSSEAPVVELPVSSVTDGNAKARP